From Anopheles darlingi chromosome 2, idAnoDarlMG_H_01, whole genome shotgun sequence, the proteins below share one genomic window:
- the LOC125949730 gene encoding E3 ubiquitin-protein ligase MYLIP-A isoform X1 produces MWCLVNLPNGTTSGVQCDPKRISQECLEKVCADLGIICETDYFGLIPVRVGDNVADVDECSAKQWINLRNPLNLYTNDRAHPLLLSLRVKFWVPAHLILQSSVRALFYMQARQELFDGHLRPSSWTNAAYLAALLLQADGIKYDAAKVPQIAEPADTNSSTTAPAASTAAATVGVTVADRRSTLQQQQQQLRRPSKRKCSEIECKRGSVSSQSSSPPTGWHLDDLGRRSRGLSPVTPATTSSGGLTGEEVPKVTAKNIYHQYGDLRPAFELEEEDGDEERSQVVQQQQEPPQPDDYYQLIAREHEKLSLIKMSATSAQYWLLEEICSLIGYGEEIFEGVTIAEPSVVCKIGVSPHGLTIVKDEEKYRVSFTAVKAAKSIKRSFRLTYVNEHHEETHVELKLPNHRTAASLYRAITEKHVFYSCETVRPIVTTQFIRDLKGTIVSMFNEDTELGKRYVFDIQRTCREVYDAARRTLHARGIEISNKAEEHKENPVAAMDRLEETLRTQRETNAQLERLIDERIREAITCPICADGVIDTTFLPCGHMTACRACAVQCDRCPLCRSNIKSISKIFLPPLLRSRKSTIGQGGGSSDPTCGEEEDVPELPKEHARPPAQLVQ; encoded by the exons GTCTGTGCCGATTTGGGCATCATCTGCGAGACGGACTACTTCGGACTGATACCGGTTCGAGTCGGGGACAATGTGGCGGACGTGGACGAGTGTAGCGCCAAGCAGTGGATTAATCTGCGCAACCCACTCAACCTTTACACGAATGACCGTGCCCATCCGCTTCTGCTATCGTTGCGGGTCAAGTTCTGGGTTCCGGCGCATTTGATCTTGCAAAGCAGTGTTCGGGCACTGTTCTACATGCAGGCCCGTCAGGAACTGTTCGATGGACATCTGCGACCATCGAGCTGGACCAATGCGGCCTATCTCGCTGCTCTGCTTCTACAAGCCGACGGTATAAAGTATGATGCAGCGAAAGTACCACAAATAGCCGAGCCGGCGGATACAAACTCTTCGACCACGGCGCCCGCTgcatcaacggcagcagcgacggtCGGTGTTACGGTAGCGGACCGTCGGTCaacccttcagcagcagcaacagcaacttaGGCGTCCATCGAAACGAAAGTGCTCGGAAATCGAGTGTAAGCGGGGTAGCGTTAGCTCGCAGAGCTCCTCCCCACCGACCGGATGGCATTTGGATGATCTCGGAAGGCGATCGCGAGGACTTTCGCCCGTTACGCCCGCTACCACTTCTAGTGGCGGCTTGACCGGAGAGGAGGTGCCGAAGGTTACGGCAAAGAACATCTACCACCAGTACGGTGATCTCAGGCCAGCATTTGAgttggaagaggaggatggtgatgaagaGCGCAGccaggtggtgcagcagcaacaggagccaCCGCAGCCGGATGATTACTATCAGCTGATTGCACGGGAGCACGAGAAGCTATCGCTGATCAAGATGAGTGCCACCTCGGCACAATACTGGCTGCTGGAGGAGATCTGTAGCCTGATCGGGTACGGAGAAGAAATCTTCGAGGGTGTTACGATCGCCGAACCGTCCGTCGTTTGTAAGATTGGCGTCAGCCCCCATGGGTTGACGATCGTAAAGGATGAAGAAAAGTATCG CGTTTCATTCACCGCCGTCAAGGCAGCAAAATCGATCAAACGGTCTTTCCGGTTGACGTACGTGAACGAGCACCACGAGGAAACGCACGTGGAGCTGAAGCTGCCCAACCATCGGACGGCGGCCTCGCTCTATCGGGCAATCACCGAGAAGCACGTGTTCTACTCGTGCGAAACCGTACGCCCCATCGTGACGACACAGTTTATTCGCGATCTGAAGGGTACGATCGTGTCGATGTTTAACGAGGATACCGAGCTGGGCAAGCGGTACGTGTTCGATATACAGCGGACCTGCCGTGAGGTGTACGATGCCGCCCGCCGTACGCTGCATGCACGCGGCATCGAGATCAGCAACAAGGCGGAAGAGCACAAGGAAAATCCAGTGGCAGCCATGGATCGGCTGGAGGAGACGTTGCGTACGCAGCGCGAAACCAACGCTCAGCTGGAGCGATTGATCGATGAGCGGATACGGGAGGCGATTACTTGCCCGATCTGCGCCGACGGGGTGATCGATACGACCTTCCTGCCCTGCGGTCACATGACGGCCTGTCGAGCATGCGCTGTACA GTGTGACCGATGTCCGCTGTGTCGTTCGAATATAAAGAGCATCAGCAAGATCTTCTTGCCACCGCTACTACGGTCGCGCAAAAGTACGATCGGTCAAGGAGGAGGATCGAGTGATCCCACTTgcggagaggaggaggatgttcCCGAGCTGCCCAAGGAACACGCCAGACCACCGGCACAGCTGGTGCAGTGA
- the LOC125949730 gene encoding E3 ubiquitin-protein ligase MYLIP isoform X2, with translation MQARQELFDGHLRPSSWTNAAYLAALLLQADGIKYDAAKVPQIAEPADTNSSTTAPAASTAAATVGVTVADRRSTLQQQQQQLRRPSKRKCSEIECKRGSVSSQSSSPPTGWHLDDLGRRSRGLSPVTPATTSSGGLTGEEVPKVTAKNIYHQYGDLRPAFELEEEDGDEERSQVVQQQQEPPQPDDYYQLIAREHEKLSLIKMSATSAQYWLLEEICSLIGYGEEIFEGVTIAEPSVVCKIGVSPHGLTIVKDEEKYRVSFTAVKAAKSIKRSFRLTYVNEHHEETHVELKLPNHRTAASLYRAITEKHVFYSCETVRPIVTTQFIRDLKGTIVSMFNEDTELGKRYVFDIQRTCREVYDAARRTLHARGIEISNKAEEHKENPVAAMDRLEETLRTQRETNAQLERLIDERIREAITCPICADGVIDTTFLPCGHMTACRACAVQCDRCPLCRSNIKSISKIFLPPLLRSRKSTIGQGGGSSDPTCGEEEDVPELPKEHARPPAQLVQ, from the exons ATGCAGGCCCGTCAGGAACTGTTCGATGGACATCTGCGACCATCGAGCTGGACCAATGCGGCCTATCTCGCTGCTCTGCTTCTACAAGCCGACGGTATAAAGTATGATGCAGCGAAAGTACCACAAATAGCCGAGCCGGCGGATACAAACTCTTCGACCACGGCGCCCGCTgcatcaacggcagcagcgacggtCGGTGTTACGGTAGCGGACCGTCGGTCaacccttcagcagcagcaacagcaacttaGGCGTCCATCGAAACGAAAGTGCTCGGAAATCGAGTGTAAGCGGGGTAGCGTTAGCTCGCAGAGCTCCTCCCCACCGACCGGATGGCATTTGGATGATCTCGGAAGGCGATCGCGAGGACTTTCGCCCGTTACGCCCGCTACCACTTCTAGTGGCGGCTTGACCGGAGAGGAGGTGCCGAAGGTTACGGCAAAGAACATCTACCACCAGTACGGTGATCTCAGGCCAGCATTTGAgttggaagaggaggatggtgatgaagaGCGCAGccaggtggtgcagcagcaacaggagccaCCGCAGCCGGATGATTACTATCAGCTGATTGCACGGGAGCACGAGAAGCTATCGCTGATCAAGATGAGTGCCACCTCGGCACAATACTGGCTGCTGGAGGAGATCTGTAGCCTGATCGGGTACGGAGAAGAAATCTTCGAGGGTGTTACGATCGCCGAACCGTCCGTCGTTTGTAAGATTGGCGTCAGCCCCCATGGGTTGACGATCGTAAAGGATGAAGAAAAGTATCG CGTTTCATTCACCGCCGTCAAGGCAGCAAAATCGATCAAACGGTCTTTCCGGTTGACGTACGTGAACGAGCACCACGAGGAAACGCACGTGGAGCTGAAGCTGCCCAACCATCGGACGGCGGCCTCGCTCTATCGGGCAATCACCGAGAAGCACGTGTTCTACTCGTGCGAAACCGTACGCCCCATCGTGACGACACAGTTTATTCGCGATCTGAAGGGTACGATCGTGTCGATGTTTAACGAGGATACCGAGCTGGGCAAGCGGTACGTGTTCGATATACAGCGGACCTGCCGTGAGGTGTACGATGCCGCCCGCCGTACGCTGCATGCACGCGGCATCGAGATCAGCAACAAGGCGGAAGAGCACAAGGAAAATCCAGTGGCAGCCATGGATCGGCTGGAGGAGACGTTGCGTACGCAGCGCGAAACCAACGCTCAGCTGGAGCGATTGATCGATGAGCGGATACGGGAGGCGATTACTTGCCCGATCTGCGCCGACGGGGTGATCGATACGACCTTCCTGCCCTGCGGTCACATGACGGCCTGTCGAGCATGCGCTGTACA GTGTGACCGATGTCCGCTGTGTCGTTCGAATATAAAGAGCATCAGCAAGATCTTCTTGCCACCGCTACTACGGTCGCGCAAAAGTACGATCGGTCAAGGAGGAGGATCGAGTGATCCCACTTgcggagaggaggaggatgttcCCGAGCTGCCCAAGGAACACGCCAGACCACCGGCACAGCTGGTGCAGTGA